AGGAATTTTCCACGTTCTCTGCTTCCAGGCTTCATCTGGAATATGACCTTTCGTTTCTTCAGTGATGAACTCAATGCCAGTTTTTTCACCAAATCCGTATTTGCGAGTCCATTCAATTAAGGTAGGACCACCTACTCCTCTACCGATTTGGTAAAAGAAAGTATCGCTACTCATTGCTAAAGCTCTTGTAAATCCCAATGGACCAAATCCAGCATGGTTCCATTCTCCAAACGTGACTCCACCAACAGTCAAGGAACCATAAGTTGGTAGTACTGTATCGGGAGAAAATTTGCCGGATTCCAGCCCTGCTGTCGTAGTGACTATTTTGAAAGTACTGGCGGGTGGAAAGGCGCTACTAACAGCACGATTCAGCAAGGGATGGTTTTCGCCTTGTATACTTTCCCAATCTTTTTTAGAAAGTCTTCGCTTGGAAAAAAGATTCGGGTCAAAGGTGGGATGAGACACCATTGCTAAAACAGCCCCGTTATTGGGGTTTAGTGCAATAATAACGCCGTTACGTCCGGTTAAAGCTTTTTCAGCAGCTTTTTGCACATTCAAATCTATAGTTAAGTGAACGTCACTACCTGCTTTTGCCTGTTTCTCTCCTAACACTCGAATTGGGCGACCTTTACCATCTACTTCTACTTGCTGACCACCCCATTCACCCCGCAGTAGTTGTTCATACGCCTTTTCTACCCCCATTTGACCAATCATATCTCCTGAGCGATAACCTTCTTGTTTCTTTCGTTTCAACTGTTCGGGTGTCAATTCTCTAGTATAACCCAGCACGTGAGCTAACTTGTCACCCTGTGGGTAGTAGCGTACAGCTTCTGTATGAACTTCTACGTCTTTGAGTTCATTAGCGTACTCCTTCAATACCGTAATTTCCGCTTCGTTCAAGTCACGAGCAATCCGCACTAAAGAAGAGTTAGAACCAGCGTCGTCTAATTTCTTTTCTATCTCTTCTACAGTAATGTTGAGAATTGTGGACAGACGCGGACCGACGATTGACCAGGAAGGCTTGGTGTGTGCCATTGGCCACAGGTAGACAGAACGCGGATAGCGAGTTGTTGCTAGTAGCTTGCCATTACGGTCAAAAATATTACCCCGTTCCGGTTGTTTGGGAATCATCCTAATCCTGTTTGCCTCAGCTCGCTTGCGATAATTTGGACCTTCCGCAATTTGCAAATATACTAGACGAGCACCAATACCAGCTGTCATCAATAAGGTAAATATGATGAAGAACAACGGCTGGAAACCCCGTCCTACAGTACGTGTCTCTTTTTTGCTCGCTAATTGAGGTTGTTGCAGTAGCCTCATGTCACAAATAGCGATTCCGAGAATCGCATGAACTGTATACGATCGCGCCAAATTTCACACCAAATTTCTACCTGGGACTACAAGAAAAACAACCCCGGTAGTGGAGTATTTGTGATTTGGTTTTTGTTATATAGAATAAACCAAATTGTTGTCAGTATTTTGCATGAGGAAATACATCAATAGACTTTTTGGAGAAGTTGGGAACGCTTAACCCTTAACAGAACCATCAAAAATCTCACTTTTGCGCATTGGTCTAATGAGCGTTATTCAGAGAAAATTAGGGATTCTGGTGAAAATTTGGCTGAAAACGCTCGCCAAGTGCTGGGGGCGATCGCCGCATGCGTGTTGGGTAAGTCTTGTAAAAAACGAAAAACCTCACCCCTTGTTAAGCCGAGGGGTAAGGTCATTGAGTACAAACGTGCTTATGAGAACTGTGTTCTGCGTTCTTTGTTGTTAATCTCCAGATCTATCTCTTGAGTTTCTAGTTTTCACTTTTGATTCTTCAGACTCAGATTTTTGATACTTACCTGGATGCTTCTTCTGAAAATACTCTTGCAAGACCTGTAAGACAATTGGCCCGCAGTCGGTACCACCGTGTCCACCAGAGTTTTCACCAAACGCTACAACGACTATCTCTGGCTTATCTGCTGGGGCGTATGCTCCAAACCAAGTATGATTTGGGCGATTAATACCAGCTTCAGCAGTACCACTCTTACCCGCAGCAGGGGCAATTGATGGTAGGTTTAATCGTGTTCCGGTACCTTCTGTGACTACTTTGCGCAATCCTTCGCGGAGAACTTTGATAGTACTTGGTTTCATATTCAGAGATTCCCGCCAGTTCTTTGCTTCTTCATGGTCTTTGAGCAAGTGTGGTTTCACTCTATAACCACCGTTAGCAGGAACTGCGAACATGATCGCAGCTTGCAGTGGAGTGACTTGCAAAGCACCTTGACCGATGGACATATTGATAGTGTCGCCTACAGTCCAAGGCATCTTCCACACTTTTCGCTTCCAAGCATCATCTGGAACATTACCTTTTGATTCTTCATTTGAAAACTCAAAGCCGGTTTTTTGACCAAATCCATACTTGCGAGTCCATTCAATCAAGGTTGGACCACCGACTCTGCGACCAACTTGGTAGAAAAATGTATCGCTACTCATAGCCATAGCACGCGGAAATCCCAATGGACCAAATCCCGCGTGGTTCCACTCACCAAAGGTAACTCCCCCAACAGTCAGAGAACCGTAAGTTTGCAGCACTGTGCTGGGAGAAAATTTACCTGATTCCAACCCCGCAGTTGTGGTAATGATTTTGAAAGTACTCGCAGGTGGAAAAGCACTCAAGGCGCGATTAACTAGGGGATGTTCACTACCTTGTAGAGTTTGCCAGTCCTTCTGGGAAAGTCTTTGCTTCGAGAAGATATTCGGGTCAAAATTAGGATGAGACACCATTGCCAAAACTGCACCGTTATTGGGGTCTAATGCGACAACTGCACCCCTAGGTAATGTCAAAGCTTTTTGGGCTGCCTTTTGTACATCTAAATCTACTGTCAGGTGAATATCATTACCTGCTTTTGCTTGTTTTTCTCCTAAGACTCGAATTGGGCGACCTTTACTATCTACTTCTACTTGCTGACCACCCCATTCACCCCGCAACACTTGTTCATACGCTTTTTCTACCCCCATCTGACCAATCACATCTTGCAACCGGTAGCCTTCTGATTTCTTTTTTTTCAACTGTTCGGGCGTTAACTCCCTAGTATAACCGAGTATATGAGCTAACTCCTTGCCATGCGGGTAGTAGCGTACGGCTTCTGTATTAATTTGAACATCTGGTAGTTCGTTTTCATACTCCTTCAATGCAGTGATTTCTGCGTCGCTGAGGTCGCGAGCAATCCGTACTAAATTAGTGGCGCTAGCACCAGCCTCGTCTAACTTCTTTTCTATCTCCTCTTGGGGTATATTAAGAATTTTCTCAAGACGCGGAGCGACGACTGACCAGGATGGCTTAGTGTGTGCCATTGGCCACAAGTATACAGAACGCGGATAGCGAGTTGTCGCTAACAGTTTTCCATTGCGGTCAAAAATATTACCTCGTTCTGGTTGTTTTGAAATTGTCCTAACCCGGTTTGCCTGTGCTCGTTCCTTGAATTTATGTCCTTGAAGAATTTGCAAATATCCTAAGCGAATATTGATACCAGTGATCATCAACAAGGTAAATACAATAAAAAATATAGGCTGCAAACCTTGTCCGACTGTACGTACTTCTCTATTTTTGCTGCTAGGACGGGACTTTACTGTAGACATAGAAAAATATCCAATTCCAAAATAATTTTTATTGGTATAAAGTTAGGTGAAATTCTTTTCTGTATTCCGCGTTAAGATAACCGGAACAGCATATTTTTTGTAAATTCTTCTTGGAGAGTCGAATCAACCAAAGTGTAACCTGTGGTTTGCCGAATCGACTATATTAATAGACAAAAAAACTGAAGATAATAGGATCTAACTGGTGGATTATGGCTCAACATTTGACGCAGAATCAGGCTGGGAGGACGGCTATTGAGTCGTTGGATGTTGAACTGCATAACGTTTTCAAATTTTTTAACCAAGATCCAGCAGTACACGGGGTAGACTTAGGCGTCAGACACGGAGAATTCTTCAGTATTCTAGGTCCTTCTGGGTGTGGCAAAACAACTACCCTACGCTTAATTGCAGGGTTTGAAACAGCCGATGCTGGTAAGGTATTGATTCAAGGTCAGTCCATGACAAGCGTTCCCCCTTATCGCCGACCTGTCAACACAGTCTTTCAAAGCTATGCTTTGTTTAATCACTTAAATGTTTGGGATAATGTCGCGTTTGGACTACAGTTAAAAAAAATACACAGGACGGAAATTCAAAGCAGAGTTAAAGAAGCTTTGGAACTGGTGAAAATGGAAGGGTTGCGATCGCGCTTTCCCAGTCAACTGTCTGGTGGTCAACAGCAAAGAGTCGCATTAGCACGGGCACTTGTGAATCGACCCGCAGTCTTGCTACTAGATGAACCTCTTGGGGCGCTAGACTTAAAATTGCGTAAGGAAATGCAGGTTGAACTTTCAAATTTACATCAACAACTAGGGCTGACCTTTATTATGGTGACTCACGACCAGGAAGAAGCATTATCCTTGTCGGATCGGATTGCTGTGATGAATCAAGGCAAAATTGAACAAATAGGCACCCCAGGTCAAATCTACGAACAACCACGCACAAGCTTTGTCGCTGATTTTATTGGTAATACTAATTTATTTGAAGGTGAGATAGCAGGTGTAGATGCTTCAACTGTCATAATTTTTACAAAAACCGGATTCTCAATTGTAGTTGCTCGTCAGCATGACACACCAACTGAAATATCCCAAGCGGTCGTCGTCAGCGTACGTCCAGAAAAAATTCAGCTTTCGCTTTATAAACCCAGTTTGCAAACGAACTGCTTTGAAGGACGGCTCGTCAACATCATGTATCTCGGAACCCACGTTAATTATATTGTGCAATTGACAAACGGTGTACGCATGACCGTTTTACAGCCCAATACTTTTGGTAATTTGCCAAATCGTGAAACTCCTATTTATGCTTGGTGGGGTGAGACTGATTGTTTGGCTTTAGTTAAAACTTAAAAGTCATGACTAACAGACGGAAATTTTTAAAAAGCATAGCAGCAGTTTCTAGCTTATCTTTAGCGAGTTGTGGCTGGAGACTCGGTGATGTGCGAGCTTATTCTGCAACGAAAGGTTCTAGCGACCAACTTTTTGTTTATACTTGGGATATATATACAGATGAAGAATTATTCAAAACCTTTAACGCCCAAACAGGAATCAAGCCACAGGCGGATGTGTTTGACTCCAATGAAACTATGTTAAGTAAGCTGCAAGCTGGGGGTGGAGGTGCTTATAGTGTCATTAATCCAAGTGACTACATGGTGCGAAAAATGGTCAACTTAGGGTTACTCACAGAATTAAATCATCAGCGCTTAATTGGTTTAGATAATTTCTTTCCCCGGTTTCAAAACCCTACTTACGATCCCAATAACCGCCATAGTATACCTTTTAATTGGGGAACAACAGGTTTTATTTATAATTCGGAAAAGCTAAAAAATCCGCCAGAAGATTGGGACTATCTTTGGCAAAATCAAGAACAATTATCTAAGCGAATGACGTTGCTAAATGATATCCGAGAAGTCATGGGTGGAACTCTGCGGATGCTGGGTTACTCTTACAACTCAAAAGACGAAAAGGAAATTAAACAAGCATATGAAAAGTTGAAGGTTCTAAAACCATCAGTTGCAGCCTTCACAACAGATGCTTGGCGCAATCAAATTTTGGCAGGAGATTTATTATTAGCAATGTGTGTCTCATCAGATGCTGTGAAACTCTCTAAAGAAAACCCGAAACTAAAATATGTGATTCCCAAAAGTGGTACCTCACTATGGACAGATACTATAGTTATTCCTAAAACAGCCCCAAATGTAGAAGGGGCTTATGCTTGGATCAATTGGATTTTACAACCAGGAGTAGCAGCAAAGACGAGTCAACGCCTGAATCTTTCTACACCCAATCGTGCAGCGTTTGAGCAATTGCCAAAAAAAGTGCAGAATAATTCCAGCTTGTTTCCCCCAGAGTCAATTCTCAATAAGTGTGAACGTATAGCTCCTTTAGGGCAAATTGAAGAAGTTTATGAACGTTACTGGACTGAATTAACCAGTGGCTAAAATGCTGAGGCTGTCATCCAAAATCTAAGAACTAGCACTCTCTTCTTTTTGAACGCCACTTTTATCTCGTTTCAAACTTTCTTCTAAGGCTTGAATTTGTTCTCTACGGGCTTCCAATTCTAATGAACGACGTGCTAAATCTTGATTTTGCAACGTTAGATTTTGTCGCCACTCTTCTGCTCGATCCGCTTCCTGTTGCAAAAACTCTGGAGTAATACCAGTGCTTAGGTAAACTTTCACCAAATTTAGCACCCAATTTGTGGCATTTTCCAATCTTTCTATATCCCCTGCGGGAGAAAGTTCTACCAAAACGAGTAAGTTCTCAGCTAAAAATTTGCCCTTACCCAAAAGAATCAAAGCTTCTTCTGGAATAAGCGACCACATATTTTCAGCTTCCTCACGTGCTAATAATCGCAACTGAAGCTGATTTAAAAATTCGTTTTTATGCACTTGGGCTAGATACAGCATAGAATTTTGTGTTTGTTTTTGTACACTTAATACATAAAGATAGTATAAATTCTTGAATAGCTAGTGGTTAGTAGTTAAGAATACTTTTATATAAGTAACTACTAACAACTAACATTAAATAATCCCTCGGAACTATGCTAACCTACGTAGGCGATCGCGCAAAATTTCTGCTTGTTTTTCAGCCTCTGCTAAAGCATTTCTTGCTCCTTCTACCACGTCTGGTCGTGCTTGTTCCACAAAGTTAGGATTATTTAACCTATTGCTCAGAGGTTTAATTTCTCCTTCTACCTTGCTCAAGCGTTTTTCTATTTTGGCTCGCAGCACGCTGATATCAGCAACGCCAGCAAGCGGAAGTAGCACTTGTACAGTACCAACAACGTCAGCGAACGTTTCTTTATTTTGCTCACCAGCAAAGACTAAATTCTCAACCTTTGCCAAATCTTTAATATAAGACTGTCCGGTTGTGAAAATTTGGCGTTCATTCTCGCTTTCAGTTTGCAAATTCACCGTCACTTTTATCCCCGGTTTAACATCCGCTTCCGCTCGCAAATTACGGATTGTACGAATGATACCAAACAGCAGTTCAAACTGTTCCTCCAGAGTGGGATCAATTAAGTTTCTCTCAGCTTCCGGGTAAGATTGTAAAGATAAACTTTGCTTGGAATCCTCACCTTGTTGTGTGAAAGTTTGCCAAATCTCCTCGGTAATATGAGGCATGAAAGGATGAAGTAATTTCAAAATTCCTTCCAGCACATACGCAAGAGTTTGTTGTGCAGTCCGACGAGAAGTGGGTTCCGAATCCTTCTGGAGACGAGATTTAACAAGTTCAATATACCAATCGCAGAAGTCGCCCCAGATAAAATCGTAAAGTCCCTTTGCGGCTTCTCCTAATCCATAGTTGTCGATATAGTTATTAGTTTGTTTAACAACTTGGTAGTAGCGAGAGAGAATCCAACAGTCACTTAACTCACTGACGCTTGGTTTTCCCAGTTGTTGCGGCGTTTGCCCATCCAAATTCATCATCACAAACCGCGCCGCATTCCACAACTTGTTCGCAAAATTCCGGGATGCTTCCACCGATGACGACTCATCCGTTTTGCGATTGTACTCCAAGCGGATATTTTGCCCTGCCCCTGCGACTTCCTTAATCAAGGTATAACGCAAGGCATCAGTACCGTACTTGTCAATCAGCAACAACGGATCGATGCCAGTACCAGCACTCTTAGACTGCTTCTTGCCATTTTCATCCAATACCAACCCGTGGATGTAAACATCCTTAAACGGCATTTGTCCTGTAAAATGCCCACCCATCATTGTCATTCTGGCAACCCAGAAAAAGATGATATCAAAACCTGTGACTAAAGTAGTGGTGGGGTAATAAGTCGCTAAGTCCTGAGTTTGTTCGGGCCAGCCCAAAGTAGAGAAAGGCCAGAGTCCGGCAGAAAACCAGGTATCCAACACATCTGGATCTTGTTCAATCTTGACATTATCACCAAAATGTGCAACTAATTTCTCCTGTGCTTCTGCCTCAGACTTCGCCACAACAAACGGTGTATTGTCACTAATTTCTCCGCCTGTTTCACTCACCGCATACCAAGCAGGGATTTGATGTCCCCACCACAGTTGACGAGAGATACACCAATCTTTCAGCTTCACCAGCCAATCACGATACACCTTTGTCCAACGTTGGGGGACAAACTCTGGGGAGTTCTTTTGGTCAAGAAATTCTAGCGCATTATCAGCCAGAGGACGAATTTTGACAAACCACTGAGTCGAGAGGAGGGGTTCAATGGGAACTTTGCCGCGATCGCTATAAGGAACAGTATGCTTATAATCCTCCACCTTCACCAAAAACCCGTCAGTCTCTAGACGATAAACCACATTGTTTCTAGCAACAAAGCGGTCTTGTCCTTGAAACGAACCAGCATTTTCATTCAAAGTGCCGTCCTTATTCATAATATTGATCAACGGCAGATTGTGACGCTTGCCCATTTCAAAGTCATTAAGATCATGTGCTGGAGTCACCTTCACACAACCTGTGCCAAAACTGGGGTCAACAAACTCATCGGCAATAATCGGAATTTCCCGATTCATAATTGGTAGAGTTACGGTTTTCCCAATCAGGTGCTTATATCTATCATCATTGGGATTCACAGCCACACCAGTATCACCCAACATCGTTTCTGGTCGAGTCGTCGCCACCTCAACATCACCAGAACCATCCGTAAGAGGATAGCGAAAATGCCAGAGATTTCCATTGACCTCCTGATTTTCCACCTCCACATCCGACACTGCAGATTGGGAAGCCGGACACCAGTTGACCAAGTACTCGCCACGATAAATTAACTCTTCCTCGTAAAGTCGGACAAAAGCTTCCAAAACAGCTTTGGACAAGCCCTCATCCATCGTAAAGCGTTCCCGCCACCAATCCACCGATACACCCAAGCGTCGCAATTGATGAACAATCGCCCCTCCAGATTCCGCCTTCCATTGCCAAGCGCGTTCTAGAAATTTCTCGCGTCCCAAATCGTAGCGAGTTTTACCTTCTTTTTTGAGTTGCTTTTCCAGAATTGTTTGCACAGCGATGCTGGCGTGGTCAGTTCCGGGTAACCATAAGGTATTACGTCCCTTCATCCGGTGATAACGTACAAGGGTGTCAATCAGCGACATCTCAAAAGCGTGTCCCATGTGCAAGCTGCCGGTAACGTTGGGCGGCGGGATAACGATACAGTAAGATTCGCCACCTTTGTTGGGATCAGCTTTGTAGAGTTGGTTTTCTTCCCAGAATTTTTGCCACTTGGCTTCGGTGGAGAAGGGTTCGTAAAGACTAGGAAGGTTAATGTTTGATGCGATCATGCTGGGAAAAGGATACTGTGGAAGGACTTTTATAAATTTTGCCACAGGGTTAAGGAGGAAAAGAGGAAATGAACCGCAGAGGCGCAGAGAACGCAGAGAGAAGAGAGTTAGGAGAGGAGATGAGACAGCTGACGGGAGGAGTGATTGGGGCGGCGATTGAGGTGCATCGGCTGTTGGGACCAGGGTTTTTGGAGTCGGTTTATCACAAGGCTTTAGAGGTGGAATTTCAGATGCGTGGGATATCTTACAAGTCTAAGCCGCCAGTAGCAGTGAATTACAAAGGATATCAGGTTGGCGAAGGCGAATTAGATTTTCTCATTAGTGATGTCCTCATTGTTGAATTGAAAGCTGTGGAGAAGTTAGCTCCTATCCACGAAGCTCAAGTCATTTCTTACCTTAAAATGACAAATCATCCCCTCGCCCTTCTCATCAACTTCAATGTCCCTATCCTCAAAGAAGGTATTAAACGTATCGTACTCTCTTGTTAATTCTCTCTGCGTCCTCTGCGCCTCTGCGGTTCATTATTCATGAAAAATCCAACAATGTCCCGTTCCCCTTGGACTTTCATCCCTACCTTATACTTTACCTCTGGCGTACCTTACGTCATCATCAACACAGTTTCTGTCATTTTCTACAAAAAACTCGGAATAAATAATACTCAAATTGCCTTATGGACGAGTTTTCTTTATCTCCCTTGGGTCATCAAAATGTTGTGGGCACCTATCGTTGATACTTACTCAACCAAAAGAACATGGATTCTTGCCAGCCAATTTGCTATGTTCTGTTGTTTGGGTTTGATAGCCTTTTCTTTACAGTTACCAAATTTCTTTTTTATCTCCCTTGTAGCGTTAACTATAGGAGCATTTCTTTCCGCAACTTATGACATTGCTACTGATGGTTTCTATCTATTAAGTCTAAATCCAGCACAGCAAGCATTTTTTTCTGGTGTTCGCTCACTTTTTTATCGTCTTGCCGTTATCTTCGGCTCAGGATTTTTAGTGTTTTTAGCTGGTCAGCTTGAATTCTCTCTCAACAATACTCCTTTAAGCTGGACTATTGCTCTTGGTTTTTCAGCTTTAGTTTTGGCAATACTGTTTATTTTCCATCAACTTATTCTACCTTCGGCTGAGTCGGATTCTCAACACCAATCACAAATAGCAATAAACAGACTACCTTTTTGGAATGTTATCGGTTCATATTTTCAACAATATAAAATAATAACTATTATAGCATTTATCTTGCTTTACCGATTTGGTGAGGCAATGCTTGTTAAATTAGCCTCGTTATTTTTATTAGATAAACCAGAAGTTGGAGGTTTGGGATTATCGACATCGGAAGTCGGTTTAGTATACGGTACTTTTGGAGTCATTTCCCTAATTGTCGGAGGTATTTTAGGAGGGTTTGTGATTTCCAAGTATGGATTAAAAAAGAGTCTGTTTCCTATGGCTTTAGCTTTGAACTTACCTGATATCTTTTATGTATATATGGCTTATGCCAAACCCTCACTTGCATTAGTCTATCTTTTAGTTTCTTTAGAGCAACTTGGATATGGTTTTGGGTTCACAGCTTTTAGCGTTTATCTGATGTATATTTCCAAAGGTCAATACAAAACTTCTCATTTTGCCATATCTACAGGAATTATGGCATTAGGTATGATGTTACCTGGATTAATCAGCGGTTATATTCAAGAAAAAGTTGGATATCCATTATTCTTTATATTAGTCTGTTTACTGACAATTCCCGGTATGATAACTCTATTTTTTATTCCTTTAGACGAGGAGAACAGTCGTCAAAAAAGTTAAGCGATAAATTGCAAAAATCAAGAAATATAGATGAACGCTGATATAGCAATCCGGAATCATTCCTGAAATTCTATCTTTTCTCTTTTCTCTTTTCTTGGCGTCCTTGGCGACTTGGCGGTTCGTTCACAAAATAATTTTCACAACTCAAATAGTATTGCCATATAATATAAAGTAACCTGCATTAAACTGCGGTTTAAAATTCCAAATTCTATGAGTTACGTTCTAGGAATTGATGGCGGCGGATCCAAAACAGTTTGTCTATTGATAGATGATAAAGGTAAAGTACTTGGTCGTGGTGAAGCAGGAGCATCTAATTATCAAAGTATAGGTACAAAAGCAACACTACTGTCAATTCAATCTGCAATTTATACTGCCGTCGTTGAAGCACAAAAGTTAACAGATAATATTAAAATTGAAGCCATTTGCATTGGGCTAGCAGGTGTAGGTCGTCCAGAAGATATCGAGGTCGTAAAAGGTATAGTACAAGAATTAAAAAATAGCAGCTTGCTTCCTATAACTTGGAAATTATCTGCATCTAATATTATCATTTGTCATGATGCTTTGATTGCTTTAGTAGGGGGAGTTGGTTATCCCGTAGGAATTGTAGTTGCAGCAGGTACTGGTTCTATAGTTTTTGGGCGAAATCATAATGGACAGACAAAACGAGTTGGCGGTTGGGGCTATCTTTTAGGAGATGAAGGTAGCGCTTATCAAATTGCTGTTGCTGGTATGCAAGCAGCATTAAAAGCTTATGATGGACGGGAGATGTCAACAAGTCTTGTTGAAGCGTTCAAACAGTCTCTTGAACTTGCGACTATAGAAGATTTAATTGAAGTTATTTATCGAAGAGGATGGGGTGTGAAAGAGATTGCTGCTTTGGCACCTATTGTTGATAACGTAGCAGCTTATGGAGATGAAGTTGCTCAAAAAATTATTGATGACGCGGCGAAAGAGTTAATCAAAGCGACCTCTACAGTTATTGAGGCACTTTTTAGTAACAATGAACGTTTTGAAGTCGTCACCACTGGAAGTGTGTGGCAAGGAAAATCAAGAATTCATGATAAATTCACTGCATCTGTTCTCACGATGTTTCCTTCTGCAAAAGTGATTTTTCCTCGACATGAACCGGCTTTAGGTGCTGGGTTGTTGGCGTTACAGAGTTTGACTCTACCCAATCTTTAGCTGTTGATTAATTTGTGAAACTTCTTTATGCTTGGGCAACTCCCAAACCCGACTTTGAAATTATTAGGACTTAAGTAAGAATTTTTCTAACCTGTGTAAATCCCGTAGCTGTTGCAGTTTTCTTAAAGTATCCGAATCAGGTAACGGCGTGTATACTACTACCTCCAATTCAGGGTTATGTGAAACTTGTAAAGTCGTATGATTCAGCAGTAATTGCCCAACAGCCGGATGTTCGTATTCTTTGCAACCTGCAGATCTTCCCTGTACATCATGCTTCTGCCACCACTGACAAAATTCTGGACTGACTGCGTGCAGCTTCTCTACTAGTTGTGTGAACCGATAATCACCAGCATAGCGATCGCACATAGCACGAAATTTAGCCAGCAATCGTTGGGCGTGTCCCTCCCAATCTCCAAGCATCTGTCGTATGGCTGGATTGGTAAACATGATCCAGAGGCTGTTGCGTTCATCAGGTGGCATCGAGGCGTAATCTAAAAATACTGCACACGCCGCCTGATTCCAAGCTAAGACGTCTAACCGCCGTCCTCTAATTAATGCTGGACTGGTTCCGAGACTATCAAGAATATCTTGCAGTGCAGGGGAAACGGTTTCCTCTAATAAATATGGAGCTGCAGGTATTTCACAACGTGCTAACGCGAACAAGTGCGTTCGCTCATCTGGACTTAGCTGCAGCGCTCGTGCAATGCTTTCAATAACCTGGGCTGACACTTGAATGTCGCGCCCTTGCTCAAGCCAAGTGTACCAAGTCAAACCGACATTTGCCAGCCCAGCCAACTCCTCACGCCTTAATCCAGGCGTGCGACGGCGTGTACCTTCCGGTAAACCTACATTATTGGGTGAAAGGCGGGCGCGGCGTGTCTTGAGAAAGTCCCCTAGTTCTCTGCGTCGTTGCTTGTCATCCATAAAACTCTAGCCTAGCAGAATTAATACCAGGATAAATGCACTCCTGGTACTTGGATAAATTGAGTTTT
This portion of the Brasilonema sennae CENA114 genome encodes:
- a CDS encoding ABC transporter ATP-binding protein; the encoded protein is MAQHLTQNQAGRTAIESLDVELHNVFKFFNQDPAVHGVDLGVRHGEFFSILGPSGCGKTTTLRLIAGFETADAGKVLIQGQSMTSVPPYRRPVNTVFQSYALFNHLNVWDNVAFGLQLKKIHRTEIQSRVKEALELVKMEGLRSRFPSQLSGGQQQRVALARALVNRPAVLLLDEPLGALDLKLRKEMQVELSNLHQQLGLTFIMVTHDQEEALSLSDRIAVMNQGKIEQIGTPGQIYEQPRTSFVADFIGNTNLFEGEIAGVDASTVIIFTKTGFSIVVARQHDTPTEISQAVVVSVRPEKIQLSLYKPSLQTNCFEGRLVNIMYLGTHVNYIVQLTNGVRMTVLQPNTFGNLPNRETPIYAWWGETDCLALVKT
- the mrdA gene encoding penicillin-binding protein 2; amino-acid sequence: MSTVKSRPSSKNREVRTVGQGLQPIFFIVFTLLMITGINIRLGYLQILQGHKFKERAQANRVRTISKQPERGNIFDRNGKLLATTRYPRSVYLWPMAHTKPSWSVVAPRLEKILNIPQEEIEKKLDEAGASATNLVRIARDLSDAEITALKEYENELPDVQINTEAVRYYPHGKELAHILGYTRELTPEQLKKKKSEGYRLQDVIGQMGVEKAYEQVLRGEWGGQQVEVDSKGRPIRVLGEKQAKAGNDIHLTVDLDVQKAAQKALTLPRGAVVALDPNNGAVLAMVSHPNFDPNIFSKQRLSQKDWQTLQGSEHPLVNRALSAFPPASTFKIITTTAGLESGKFSPSTVLQTYGSLTVGGVTFGEWNHAGFGPLGFPRAMAMSSDTFFYQVGRRVGGPTLIEWTRKYGFGQKTGFEFSNEESKGNVPDDAWKRKVWKMPWTVGDTINMSIGQGALQVTPLQAAIMFAVPANGGYRVKPHLLKDHEEAKNWRESLNMKPSTIKVLREGLRKVVTEGTGTRLNLPSIAPAAGKSGTAEAGINRPNHTWFGAYAPADKPEIVVVAFGENSGGHGGTDCGPIVLQVLQEYFQKKHPGKYQKSESEESKVKTRNSRDRSGD
- a CDS encoding ABC transporter substrate-binding protein, which codes for MTNRRKFLKSIAAVSSLSLASCGWRLGDVRAYSATKGSSDQLFVYTWDIYTDEELFKTFNAQTGIKPQADVFDSNETMLSKLQAGGGGAYSVINPSDYMVRKMVNLGLLTELNHQRLIGLDNFFPRFQNPTYDPNNRHSIPFNWGTTGFIYNSEKLKNPPEDWDYLWQNQEQLSKRMTLLNDIREVMGGTLRMLGYSYNSKDEKEIKQAYEKLKVLKPSVAAFTTDAWRNQILAGDLLLAMCVSSDAVKLSKENPKLKYVIPKSGTSLWTDTIVIPKTAPNVEGAYAWINWILQPGVAAKTSQRLNLSTPNRAAFEQLPKKVQNNSSLFPPESILNKCERIAPLGQIEEVYERYWTELTSG
- the mrdA gene encoding penicillin-binding protein 2, yielding MRLLQQPQLASKKETRTVGRGFQPLFFIIFTLLMTAGIGARLVYLQIAEGPNYRKRAEANRIRMIPKQPERGNIFDRNGKLLATTRYPRSVYLWPMAHTKPSWSIVGPRLSTILNITVEEIEKKLDDAGSNSSLVRIARDLNEAEITVLKEYANELKDVEVHTEAVRYYPQGDKLAHVLGYTRELTPEQLKRKKQEGYRSGDMIGQMGVEKAYEQLLRGEWGGQQVEVDGKGRPIRVLGEKQAKAGSDVHLTIDLNVQKAAEKALTGRNGVIIALNPNNGAVLAMVSHPTFDPNLFSKRRLSKKDWESIQGENHPLLNRAVSSAFPPASTFKIVTTTAGLESGKFSPDTVLPTYGSLTVGGVTFGEWNHAGFGPLGFTRALAMSSDTFFYQIGRGVGGPTLIEWTRKYGFGEKTGIEFITEETKGHIPDEAWKQRTWKIPWTVGDSINMSIGQGALQSTPLQVSVMFCVPANGGYKVKPHLLKDHEEAKNWRESLNMKPSTVNTLRDGLRKVIAEGTGKALNVSTIPPTSGKSGTAEAWKNHVKANHAWFGAYAPAEKPEIVVLAFAEHSGGGGGSVAAPMVLQVMQEYFQQKTAGISVSSRADKVEGRRFSH